Proteins encoded together in one Lathyrus oleraceus cultivar Zhongwan6 chromosome 5, CAAS_Psat_ZW6_1.0, whole genome shotgun sequence window:
- the LOC127085938 gene encoding transcription elongation factor SPT6-like isoform X32, with protein sequence MARVRKKSTPEEDEQEKILRKGKRKLASTVDDDDEEDMDEFEVDGFLVGSDEDKEDSGEEDNPKQTQKKKKRKRSSKNIVLDDDDLELIRENKKKMNDGKLKRLKKTGKVTEPMEQSSDDEGSLNDLFEDVTDDSEDDMSDFIVDEEPAIYGKGDSLRPKKFKGMKHSSSLSKEAKHRSGKSGNDPKNMDVAGEGNSVADSDLPERIQMIEDIVGSIPVDRMSIEEESSWILRQLESNINPFFSEAKSCGLGDSVNREDIVRFLELYHIKKYDIPFIAMYRKEQCPSLLRDGKQDDSESTLLNDGEGKPKLNWHKILWIIKELDIKWLHLQKRKSMLQRYYNKHFEDECQMSFLAEESSFHKQIFDSITNMLEKAETEKEIDDVDMKFNLYFPPADEFLSSGYKRPLMKTYYSDCRKAGLSSLARKIGNPEKFSSLVTLNRVGVASEEDPEESPEEMAAIYTCETFRTSEAVLKGARHMASLMLSCEIPFRKHVRSIFMDKALVSTSPTLKGNIAIDSFHEFAGFKWLKDKPLLKFEDSQWLLIQKGEEEELLKVEIKLPDDAVKELLAIFNDAYLKDSEGTSTQLWNEQRKSIVQDTISSILLPSMEKEARALLNAKAKICSLMKYGMQFWNRISVAPYLNNDNAAAQERGVVACCWGNGKPGTTFVMLDSKGELVDIMHAGSLTLRSQNVNDQQRRKSDQKCVLKFLTIHRPKVIVLGAANATCIRLKEDINEIISMMSEDNFQDVSQEMNGLPAVVLGDEGLPHLYEESEISMSQFPRQYGIVKRAVALGRYLLNPLAMVATLCGVNKEVLSWKLNPLERFLSSDEKMEMIEWIMIDITNQVGIDINMGIRHDWLLAPLLFVSGLGPTKAGVLHRELLGGTDVRNRKDLAKFGLNTKRVFCNAVGFLQVSGDDPNFIDTAGNILDRTRIHPESYSLAEELAKAVVTIHYADANDTQVNAIECIQNEPKLLESFDLNEYADRMETEKGEYKRVTLFDMKMELVHGFNDPRSPYQEPTQEDEFYMVTGETGVALIEGERVQATVRRVLARQAFCVLESGISGVLFKEDFSDDIGDIPLTEKLREGVVLKCKIKLIDKSRCQVNLTCKVSELKSVGDQSFRDMDPYYCQGNFDLLSKQESTDKKDVNKNFLSRKISHPHFQNITADQAKEFLAEKIVGEFIFHPSSRGLCYLTLSLKFFDALYVHKDILEGEKSDDMNSLVELGRTLKVGDEIFESIDKVIELYVNPLVVHLKDLINFRKFKKGTKAEVDELLKHEKEEYPNRIPYGIGISFEHPGVFILSYIRSTNPHHEYIALHPKGFKFRKQIFNNVEQLMAYFQNHINDNVARANDQSKDYNDSGGGRGRGRGRGGGGGSCYKCGESGHMARECTQEGGGGGGGGRGGGGGTCYKCGESGHMARECTQEGGGGGGRGGGGTCYKCGESGHMARECTQEGGGGGGRGGGGTCYKCGESGHMARECTQEGGGGGGRGGGGGGACYKCGESGHMARECTQEGGGGGGRGGGSCYKCGESGHMARECTQEGGGGGGWSSSGGRRGGRGRGRGRGSSYSSFSHDDSVDVNDGGGFGTSNGGSGWGGTGGGSGWGGSGGKSWGGNSTNEESNPEKGGWGVTAADNGGSGNDNSGWSSAHGKNATSSGGESGWGATGGKSWGGNSSNKESNTTEGGWGVTTGSGNETGGTSWGGNSTNKESNATKGGWGVTTGSGNEIGGKSWGGNSTNKESNTAVGGWGVTAGSGNETGGKSWGGNSTNKESNTTEGGWGVTTGSGNETGGKSWGGNSTNKESNTTGGWGVTTGSGNQDSGWSSGHWKNAAPSGGESGWGGTNGGSGWGGTGGSGGKSWGGSSTYEENNTAEGGGSGYGGGGGRGSGRGGGACFKCGESGHMARDCTQEGGGGRGGGGRGGGRGGGACFKCGESGHMARDCTQEGGGGGRGGGRGGGACFKCGESGHMSRECTQNGGGGGGGWGGGGRGGGRGGGVCFKCGESGHMARECTQEGGGGGGRGSGGGGACFKCGESGHMARECTQEGGSGGGGGGRYGGGGGGNCFKCGESGHFARECPSSTS encoded by the exons ATGGCGAGAGTAAGAAAAAAATCTACTCCCGAAGAAGATGAACAAG AGAAAATCCTAAGGAAAGGGAAACGGAAATTAGCTTCTACTGTTGACGACGATGACG AAGAAGACATGGATGAGTTTGAGGTGGATGGGTTTTTAGTTGGTAGTGATGAAGACAAGGAAGATAGCGGTGAAGAAGATAATCCTAAGCAAACacaaaagaagaaaaagagaaa GAGATCGTCAAAAAACATTGTTCTTGATGACGATGATCTTGAATTGATCCGTGAGAACAAGAAAAAAATG AATGATGGGAAGCTGAAGAGGCTTAAAAAGACTGGCAAAGTTACCGAGCCGATGGAACAATCTTCTGATGATGAAG GATCTCTTAATGATCTTTTCGAAGATGTGACTGATGATTCTGAAGATGATATGTCAGATTTTATAGTGGACGAAGAGCCTGCTATCTATGGGAAGGGAGATTCTCTCAG ACCAAAAAAGTTTAAAGGCATGAAACATTCATCTTCGCTTTCAAAAGAAGCCAAACATAGATCTGGCAAGTCAGGCAATGATCCTAAAAATATGGACGTAGCTGGAGAGGGTAACTCTGTTGCTGATTCAGACTTACCTGAGAGGATACAG ATGATTGAGGACATTGTAGGATCTATTCCAGTTGACAGAATGAGTATTGAAGAAGAAAGTTCTTGGATACTACGCCAACTTGAATCCAACATAAATCCTTTCTTCAGTGAGGCCAAATCCTGTGGACTAGGTGATTCAGTAAATAGAGAGGATATTGTTAGGTTCTTGGAATTGTATCATATAAAGAAATATGAT ATTCCGTTTATTGCCATGTACCGTAAAGAACAATGCCCCAGTCTTCTGAGAGATGGTAAACAGGATGACTCAGAAAGCACATTATTGAATGATGGTGAGGGAAAACCTAAACTGAACTGGCACAAG ATACTCTGGATAATCAAGGAATTGGACATAAAATGGTTACATCTTCAGAAACGAAAGAGCATGCTCCAAAGATACTATAACAAACATTTTGAGGATGAATGCCAAATGTCTTTCCTTGCCGAGGAATCCAGTTTCCACAAGCAGATTTTTGACTCGATCACCAATATGCTCGAGAAGGCTGAAACAGAGAAAGAGATTGATGATGTTGATATGAAGTTTAATTTGTATTTTCCACCAGCTGATGAGTTCTTAAGTAGTGGTTATAAAAGGCCTCTGATGAAGACATACTATTCCGATTGCAGAAAGGCAGGATTATCTTCACTTGCTAGGAAAATTGGAAATCCTGAGAAATTTAGTTCTCTAGTTACTCTTAACAGAGTG GGAGTTGCCAGTGAAGAAGATCCAGAGGAATCTCCAGAGGAGATGGCTGCAATATATACATGTGAAACTTTTCGAACTTCCGAAGCCGTACTTAAAGGCGCCAGGCACATG gCTTCCTTGATGTTAAGCTGTGAGATACCTTTCAGGAAACATGTCCGCAGCATATTTATGGATAAGGCTTTAGTATCAACTAGCCCTACATTGAAAGGAAATATAGCAATAGATTCCTTTCATGAATTTGCTGGGTTTAAGTGGCTGAAGGACAAACCTCTCTTGAAGTTTGAGGATTCTCAGTGGCTTCTCATTCAGAAGGGTGAAGAAGAGGAACTTCTTAAAGTTGAAATAAAGTTGCCTGATGATGCTGTAAAGGAGTTGTTGGCGATCTTCAACGATGCTTATCTCAAAGACTCTGAAGGAACATCTACTCAACTTTGGAATGAGCAGCGTAAATCAATCGTGCAGGATACTATTTCAAGCATTCTTTTGCCATCTATGGAGAAGGAAGCACGTGCGTTGTTAAATGCTAAGGCCAAAATCTGCTCATTAATGAAGTATGGGATGCAGTTTTGGAACAGAATCTCTGTGGCACCGTATCTAAACAATGACAATGCTGCTGCACAAGAGCGGGGAGTAGTGGCTTGTTGCTGGGGAAATGGTAAGCCAGGTACCACATTTGTCATGTTGGATTCTAAAGGCGAGTTGGTTGATATAATGCATGCCGGGTCACTGACACTGCGATCTCAGAATGTCAATGATCAGCAGCGCAGAAAAAGTGACCAGAAGTGTGTCCTCAAGTTCCTAACAATTCATCGACCAAAGGTTATTGTACTAGGAGCTGCCAATGCGACCTGTATAAGGTTGAAGGAGGACATCAATGAG ATTATTTCCATGATGTCTGAGGACAATTTTCAAGACGTCAGTCAAGAGATGAATGGACTACCAGCAGTTGTATTGGGGGACGAAGGCTTGCCACATCTCTATGAAGAGTCAGAGATATCAATGAGCCAGTTCCCCAGACAATATG GCATTGTAAAGAGAGCTGTGGCCCTTGGACGTTACCTTCTAAATCCACTGGCAATGGTTGCAACTCTCTGTGGAGTCAATAAAGAGGTATTGTCTTGGAAATTAAACCCTCTGGAGAGATTCCTATCAAGTGATGAGAAAATGGAGATGATAGAATGGATCATGATAGATATTACTAACCAAGTAGGTATAGACATAAATATGGGAATTAGACATGACTGGCTGTTGGCACCGTTGCTGTTTGTTTCTGGTCTTGGACCCACGAAAGCTGGTGTTTTGCACCGAGAACTACTTGGAGGTACAGATGTGAGAAATCGGAAGGACTTGGCTAAATTTGGACTGAACACAAAAAGGGTTTTCTGCAATGCTGTTGGTTTTTTACAGGTTTCTGGTGATGACCCAAATTTTATTGATACTGCTGGCAATATCCTTGACCGTACGAGAATTCATCCAGAGTCATATAGTCTTGCTGAGGAATTAGCTAAAGCTGTTGTTACTATACATTATGCTGATGCCAATGATACCCAAGTGAATGCAATTGAATGTATTCAAAATGAACCAAAACTGCTAGAGAGTTTTGATCTAAATGAATATGCTGATAGAATGGAAACTGAAAAAGGTGAATACAAAAGAGTTACTCTTTTTGACATGAAGATGGAACTAGTCCATGGATTTAATGATCCCAGAAGTCCTTATCAGGAACCGACTCAAGAGGATGAGTTCTACATGGTAACTGGAGAAACAGGGGTTGCACTGATTGAAGGAGAAAGAGTTCAGGCAACAGTTCGCCGTGTGCTGGCTCGTCAGGCATTCTGTGTGCTTGAATCTGGAATATCTGGAGTACTGTTTAAGGAGGACTTTTCAGATGATATTGGGGATATACCATTGACTGAAAAATTGCGTGAAGGCGTTGTGCTGAAATGCAAGATCAAACTAATTGATAAGAGTAGATGCCAGGTTAATCTGACATGTAAAGTGAGTGAATTGAAGAGTGTTGGTGATCAAAGTTTCCGCGACATGGATCCCTATTATTGTCAAGGAAACTTCGACTTGCTAAGTAAACAAGAGTCAACAGACAAAAAGGATGTAAATAAAAATTTCTTGTCGAGAAAAATTTCTCATCCCCATTTTCAGAATATAACTGCAGATCAGGCAAAGGAG TTCCTTGCAGAGAAGATCGTTGGGGAATTTATCTTCCACCCAAGTTCAAGGGGTCTATGTTATTTGACCCTATCTCTTAAATTTTTTGACGCACTTTATGTGCACAAAGACATTTTGGAAGGTGAGAAGAGTGATGATATGAATAGCTTGGTTGAACTTGGAAGGACATTAAAAGTAGGAGATGAAATATTTGAGAGCATAGATAAG GTTATTGAACTCTATGTCAACCCATTGGTAGTTCATCTGAAAGATTTGATTAATTTCCGAAAATTTAAAAAGGGCACCAAAGCGGAAGTTGACGAACTATTGAAACACGAGAAGGAGGAATATCCAAACAGGATACCATATGGCATTGGCATTTCGTTTGAGCATCCTGGGGTTTTTATATTGTCTTACATTAGAAGTACAAATCCACATCATGAGTATATTGCTCTCCATCCAAAAGGATTCAAATTCAGGAAGCAAATATTCAACAATGTTGAGCAGCTGATGGCATATTTCCAAAATCATATCAATGATAATGTTGCACGAGCAAATGACCAATCAAAAG ATTACAATGACAGTGGGGGTGGCCGCGGCCGCGGTCGTGGTCGTGGCGGGGGTGGTGGTTCATGCTACAAATGTGGTGAGTCGGGTCACATGGCTAGGGAGTGCACTCAGGAGGGTGGTGGAGGTGGAGGTGGAGGGAGGGGCGGTGGTGGTGGAACATGCTACAAATGTGGTGAGTCAGGTCACATGGCTAGGGAATGCACGCAAGAGGGTGGTGGAGGTGGAGGGAGGGGTGGCGGTGGAACATGCTACAAATGTGGTGAGTCAGGTCACATGGCTAGGGAATGCACTCAAGAGGGTGGCGGAGGTGGAGGAAGGGGTGGTGGTGGAACATGCTACAAATGTGGTGAGTCGGGTCATATGGCTAGGGAATGCACTCAGGAGGGTGGCGGAGGTGGAGGGAGAGGCGGCGGTGGTGGCGGAGCATGTTACAAATGTGGTGAGTCAGGTCACATGGCTAGGGAATGCACTCAAGAGGGCGGTGGAGGTGGAGGGAGGGGAGGTGGTTCATGCTACAAATGTGGTGAGTCAGGTCACATGGCTAGGGAATGCACTCAAGAGGGTGGTGGAGGTGGAGGGTGGAGCAGCAGTGGTGGGCGAAGAGGTGGAAGAGGCCGTGGCCGTGGACGTGGTTCTAGCTATAGCTCTTTCTCTCATGATGATAGCGTTGATGTCAACGATGGTGGTGGGTTTGGTACTTCAAATGGTGGGAGTGGATGGGGAGGAACTGGTGGTGGGAGTGGATGGGGAGGGAGTGGTGGTAAAAGTTGGGGTGGAAATAGTACTAATGAAGAAAGCAATCCCGAAAAAGGTGGTTGGGGGGTCACAGCTGCCGATAATGGTGGATCTGGAAATGATAATTCTGGATGGAGTTCCGCTCATGGGAAGAATGCAACCTCTTCTGGTGGTGAGAGTGGATGGGGAGCAACTGGTGGTAAAAGTTGGGGTGGAAATAGTTCTAACAAAGAAAGCAATACAACAGAAGGTGGTTGGGGAGTCACAACTGGATCGGGAAATGAAACAGGTGGTACAAGTTGGGGTGGAAATAGTACTAACAAAGAGAGCAATGCAACAAAAGGTGGTTGGGGAGTCACAACTGGATCTGGAAATGAAATTGGTGGTAAAAGTTGGGGTGGAAATAGTACTAACAAAGAGAGCAATACAGCAGTAG GTGGTTGGGGAGTCACGGCTGGATCTGGAAATGAAACTGGTGGTAAAAGTTGGGGTGGAAATAGTACTAACAAAGAAAGCAATACAACAGAAG GTGGTTGGGGAGTCACAACTGGATCTGGAAATGAAACTGGTGGTAAAAGTTGGGGTGGAAATAGTACTAACAAAGAAAGCAATACAACAGGTGGTTGGGGAGTCACAACTGGATCTGGAAATCAAGATTCTGGATGGAGTTCTGGTCATTGGAAGAATGCAGCTCCTTCTGGTGGTGAGAGTGGATGGGGAGGGACTAATGGGGGAAGTGGATGGGGAGGTACTGGAGGGAGTGGGGGTAAAAGTTGGGGTGGAAGTAGTACATATGAAGAAAATAATACAGCAGAAGGCGGAGGCAGTGGCTATGGAGGCGGTGGTGGACGAGGAAGTGGACGAGGTGGTGGGGCGTGTTTCAAGTGTGGTGAATCGGGTCACATGGCTAGGGACTGCACCCAAGAGGGAGGTGGAGGGAGGGGTGGTGGTGGACGGGGAGGTGGTAGAGGTGGTGGGGCGTGCTTCAAATGTGGTGAATCAGGTCACATGGCTAGGGACTGCACCCAAGAGGGTGGTGGAGGTGGACGAGGAGGCGGAAGAGGTGGTGGGGCGTGCTTCAAGTGTGGTGAGTCGGGTCACATGTCTAGGGAATGCACCCAGAATGGTGGTGGAGGTGGAGGAGGATGGGGAGGCGGTGGACGAGGAGGCGGAAGAGGTGGTGGCGTGTGCTTCAAGTGTGGTGAGTCAGGGCACATGGCTAGGGAATGCACCCAGGAGGGTGGAGGAGGTGGAGGGAGGGGTAGTGGCGGTGGTGGAGCATGCTTCAAATGTGGCGAGTCTGGTCACATGGCTAGGGAATGCACCCAAGAGGGTGGCAGTGGCGGAGGTGGTGGAGGGAGGTATGGGGGCGGCGGCGGTGGAAACTGTTTCAAATGTGGGGAGTCTGGGCATTTTGCGAGAGAATGCCCATCCAGCACTAGTTGA